The Pagrus major chromosome 10, Pma_NU_1.0 genome contains a region encoding:
- the LOC141003280 gene encoding cerebellin-1-like, with product MNFTIFWFAFLFCGLVLAQDDGNTAVVGGSIEVRSCYPEMRDLLKESGAMTEKLKAMETRLTDSETRLKDSENQITELKNKERIKVIFSAAKGDGDLDNGPFDTETTLIYKRVITNIGDAYSQFTGVFVAPVAGVYYFSIFYHAGGQHDAMLTLYKGNEVIAITHHSKTGSSKNGGNAVFLQLQRGDQVFVRLAQNTYVWGSNYHTTFSGFLVTQM from the exons ATGAATTTCACTATTTTTTggtttgcttttctgttttgtggcTTGGTTCTGGCCCAGGATGATGGTAATACTGCTGTAGTAGGAGGAAGTATTGAAGTACGGTCATGCTATCCTGAAATGCGTGATCTCCTGAAAGAGTCTGGTGCCATGacagaaaaacttaaagctaTGGAAACCAGGCTGACAGACAGTGAAACCAGGCTGAAGGACAGTGAAAACCAGATAACGGAACTTAAGAATAAAG aaaGAATTAAGGTGATATTCAGTGCAGCAAAAGGAGACGGAGACCTCGACAATGGACCCTTCGACACTGAAACAACTTTGATCTACAAAAGGGTGATCACCAACATTGGTGATGCCTACAGTCAATTCACAG GTGTATTTGTTGCACCTGTTGCAGGTGTTTATTACTTTTCCATCTTCTATCATGCTGGAGGACAACATGATGCAATGTTGACACTCTACAAGGGCAATGAAGTCATCGCCATCACACATCATAGCAAGACAGGCTCGTCTAAAAATGGAGGAAACGCAGtgttcctgcagctgcagcgAGGAGACCAAGTGTTTGTGCGTCTGGCTCAAAACACATATGTTTGGGGATCCAACTACCATACAACTTTCAGTGGGTTTTTGGTCACTCAAATGTGA
- the LOC141003722 gene encoding uncharacterized protein — protein sequence MNHQVCGCCGWSKVTTYHGLRVHQGKMGCTPKGMKIPESEQSRINSYFPKPTFMGPPIKVHEPRIDIFTPSVKSYGEWNTRKNILEETLQKDIAPINSTPVKTEITATSDMSLQVCSCCGWSKVTTYQGLRVHQGKMGCTPKGMTIPESEQPRVNSYFPKPTFMGPPIKVHEPRIDIFTPSVKSYGEQDTWKNILEETLRKDNAPINSTPVKTGPFPMSLTQTFGSQGSPAVRETNNSLFQTPQPYYPTATRVCRALDFNTGPQQIQQVGHVWNIPTTTSQDTVVQINEEKEEKEREAQRLLKERQDRTRADLQQKIQWREQKMTEVRSSVTANIGSLDAEWQEINNVFREVMGVVEVAWRKALQPLGERKHSVEREAQDLVQTLQNEIHKLRETIDELDQNPDLQVSPLKGVDESRDWRNVMVDGSFSPGTLRSTTSNMMEQIQQKLEKLSSVELKRVTTFAVDVKLDPTTAHRYLVLSSDGKEVKDGDQDQKVPVDPGRFDMFGSILGLNRLTSGRSYWEVEVTRKTGWDLGVARRHANRKGELSLTPDNGYWVTVHFEDEKYAALTAPPVSLSLKGKPQKVGVFVDYDEGLVSFYDVTAQSHIYSFTQCLFGGEISPYFSPHLHQKGKNSEPLIISAVKNQK from the exons ATGAACCACCAGGTTTGCGGCTGCTGCGGCTGGTCCAAAGTCACGACCTACCATGGCCTGAGAGTTCACCAGGGGAAGATGGGGTGCACGCCAAAGGGGATGAAGATCCCTGAGAGTGAACAGTCCCGAATCAACAGTTACTTTCCTAAACCGACCTTCATGGGACCTCCAATCAAAGTACACGAGCCTCGGATTGATATCTTCACCCCCTCAGTCAAATCTT ATGGTGAATGGAACACACGGAAAAATATACTTGAAGAAACTCTCCAAAAGGACATCGCACCAATTAACAGCACTCCCGTCAAGACGGAG ATAACCGCCACGTCAGACATGAGTCTCCAGGTTTGCAGCTGCTGTGGCTGGTCCAAAGTCACGACCTACCAAGGCTTGAGAGTTCACCAGGGGAAGATGGGGTGCACACCAAAGGGGATGACGATCCCTGAGAGTGAACAGCCCCGAGTCAACAGTTACTTTCCTAAACCAACCTTCATGGGACCTCCAATCAAAGTACACGAGCCTCGGATTGATATCTTCACCCCCTCAGTCAAATCTT ATGGTGAACAGGACACATGGAAAAATATACTTGAAGAGACTCTCCGAAAGGACAACGCACCAATTAACAGCACTCCCGTCAAGACGGGG CCTTTCCCGATGTCACTGACGCAGACCTTCGGCAGCCAAGGAAGTCCTGCAGTGAGGGAGACAAACAATTCAC TGTTTCAAACTCCACAGCCGTATTATCCAACTGCCACAAGAGTTTGCCGAGCCCTTGATTTCAACACTGGGCCACAGCAGATACAACAG GTAGGGCATGTCTGGAATATCCCAACGACCACATCTCAGGATACAGTAGTCCAAATAaatgaggaaaaggaggagaaagagagggaggctCAAAGACTACTCAAG gAAAGGCAAGACAGGACGAGGGCTGATTTACAGCAGAAAATTCAGTGGAGAGAACAAAAGATGACTGAAGTCAGATCATCTGTAACAGCCAACATA GGCAGCTTGGATGCTGAATGGCAGGAGATCAACAATGTGTTCAGAGAGGTGATGGGAGTCGTGGAGGTCGCTTGGCGGAAAGCCCTTCAACCTCTGGGGGAGAG gAAACACAGTGTAGAGAGAGAAGCACAAGATCTGGTCCAGACGCTGCAAAACGAAATCCACAAACTCAGAGAGACCATTGATGAGCTGGACCAAAACCCAGACTTGCAG GTTTCTCCTCTAAAGGGTGTGGATGAATCTCGAGATTGGAGGAATGTAATGGTCGACGGTTCATTCTCCCCCGGCACACTGAGAAGCACAACATCAAACATGATGGAACAGATTCAGCAGAAATTGGAAAAACTGTCTTCTGTTG aaCTGAAGAGGGTTACTACATTTGCAG TGGATGTAAAGCTGGACCCAACCACTGCACACAGATACCTTGTTCTTTCTTCTGATGGAAAGGAAGTGAAAGATGGAGATCAGGACCAGAAAGTTCCCGTTGATCCAGGGAGGTTTGACATGTTCGGTAGCATCCTGGGGCTCAACAGGTTGACGTCTGGGAGGTCCTACTGGGAGGTGGAAGTCACACGCAAGACCGGATGGGACCTGGGTGTGGCAAGACGCCACGCAAACCGCAAGGGGGAGCTCTCGCTGACCCCTGATAACGGTTATTGGGTTACTGTACATTTTGAAGATGAAAAGTACGCAGCCCTGACAGCTCCACCCGTCAGTCTCTCCCTGAAAGGGAAACCTCAGAAGGTGGGAGTGTTTGTGGATTATGATGAAGGTCTTGTGTCCTTCTACGATGTGACGGCTCAATCTCACATCTACTCGTTTACTCAGTGTTTGTTTGGGGGTGAGATTTCCCCATATTTCAGTCCACATCTTCatcaaaaagggaaaaactCAGAACCTCTCATTATCTCTGCTGTGAAAAATCAAAAGTAG